Proteins encoded by one window of Monoglobus pectinilyticus:
- a CDS encoding phage tail assembly chaperone — MGTLKGFLNPKKIENIKFVVSNRFVDDDGNPLEWELRALSAKESELLQTECMIKKASGRRGVSSLDLDAALYTKKMMAKCVVKPDLNEIDIQDAYGVSCAEDVLGNMLTSGEYTALSNKLLDVNDFNEIFEDEVKEAKN, encoded by the coding sequence ATGGGAACATTAAAAGGGTTTTTGAATCCTAAGAAAATTGAAAATATAAAATTTGTGGTAAGCAACAGATTCGTTGATGATGACGGCAATCCTTTAGAATGGGAACTTAGAGCACTTTCGGCAAAAGAAAGCGAATTGCTGCAAACCGAGTGTATGATAAAAAAAGCTTCCGGCAGAAGAGGGGTGTCAAGTCTTGATTTAGATGCTGCATTATACACGAAGAAGATGATGGCAAAATGTGTTGTTAAGCCGGATTTGAACGAGATTGACATACAGGACGCTTATGGTGTTTCTTGTGCAGAAGATGTTTTAGGGAATATGTTAACAAGCGGAGAGTACACAGCCCTTTCTAACAAATTATTAGATGTAAACGATTTTAATGAAATATTTGAAGATGAGGTAAAAGAAGCAAAAAACTAA
- a CDS encoding phage tail tube protein, producing the protein MDYEKDYNIANNVVMKAKDSLQANLGKCTITNGTKRYNFMQAINLEANFEKTKEEIPILGKTGKGNKSTGWKGTGSATFHYNASIFREMMAEYKDTGKDIYFDIAIENCDPTSDAGYQIVILKDCNIDGGILAKFDADGGYLDEDMDFTFEDFEIVHNFTHLPGFIIND; encoded by the coding sequence ATGGATTATGAAAAAGACTACAATATAGCAAACAATGTAGTGATGAAAGCTAAGGACAGTCTGCAAGCTAATTTAGGAAAGTGTACAATAACTAATGGCACTAAGCGTTATAACTTTATGCAGGCGATTAATCTTGAAGCCAATTTTGAAAAAACAAAAGAAGAAATTCCAATACTCGGTAAAACAGGTAAGGGGAATAAATCTACAGGTTGGAAGGGAACAGGGTCAGCAACATTTCATTATAACGCGTCAATTTTTAGGGAAATGATGGCTGAGTATAAGGATACTGGAAAAGATATTTATTTTGACATAGCAATTGAAAATTGTGACCCAACATCAGACGCTGGGTATCAAATAGTAATACTTAAAGACTGTAATATAGACGGCGGTATTTTAGCAAAATTTGACGCTGACGGTGGGTATCTTGATGAAGATATGGACTTCACATTTGAGGACTTTGAAATTGTCCATAATTTCACTCACTTACCGGGATTTATAATAAACGATTAA